In Rattus norvegicus strain BN/NHsdMcwi chromosome 1, GRCr8, whole genome shotgun sequence, a genomic segment contains:
- the LOC120098770 gene encoding LOW QUALITY PROTEIN: uncharacterized protein LOC120098770 (The sequence of the model RefSeq protein was modified relative to this genomic sequence to represent the inferred CDS: inserted 2 bases in 1 codon; deleted 2 bases in 1 codon; substituted 5 bases at 5 genomic stop codons), translating to MKGTPIHFLVDMGAEFSVLQMPLGKLKKGEKTVVIGASGQKSYPWTTSXIVDLGXNRVTHSFLVIPECPMPLLGRDLLTKLKANISFASHQPEVSWEVGEPWALMLSLQLGEEYRLYQNKPRLPEGIQDWLDRFPHAWAXTGGMGMAKQVPLVVTELKSGATPIGVRQYPMSREAREGIRPHITRLIQQGILVPCKSPWNTPLLPVKKPGTNDYRPVQDLREVNKRVQDIHPTVPNPYNLLSTLPPERIWYTVLDFKDAFFCLRLHPNSQPLFAFEWRDPESGQVGQLTWMRLPQGFKNSPTLFDEALHQDLASFRAKNTQVTLLQYIDDLLLAIKTRKDCEIGTQNLLVKLSELGYRISAKKAQLCQKEVTYLGYTLRDGQRWLTEARKQTVMQIPTPTTSRQVREFLGTAGFCRLWIPGFSTMAAPLYPLTKEKGEFTWTRDHQLPFETLKKALLQAPALALPDLSKPFILYIDERNGVARGVLTQALGPWKRPVAYPSKQLDPVASGWPSCLRAIAAMAILVKDADKLTIGQNVMTVAPHSLESIIRQPPDRWMTNAQMTHYQSLLLTERVNFTPPPPPAILSPATLLPEADEAPIYKCEXVLAEETGVRSDLTDQPWPGAMTWYTDGSSFMVEGKRRAGEAVVDGKAVIWAISLPEGTSAQRAELIALIQVLELAKGKTINIYTDSRYAFATAHIHGAIYQQHELLTSAGKDIKNKEEILSLLEAVHLPHKVAIIHCPGHQKGTGPIEKGNQMADQEARKESQGPMTLTIKTKSQPETKETDKRTLKEKEGQEYLADIHHLTHLGAKKLIELVKRSPYYIPGLKKAAENLVKNCRACAFTNAGSNRLLEGRRLRGDRPGTYWETDFTEVKPARYGNKYLLVFIDTFTGWVEAFPTKNETANVVTKKILEEILPRFGVLKVIRSDNGPAFVSQVSQGVARQLGTNWKLHCAYRPQSSGQVERMNRTLKXTLTXLVLETCGNDWTALLPYALFRVRNSPGPFGLTPFELMFGAPPPIYMSITDKFSPDVSFSPSSNLLIRLKALETVRKEIWTQLRETYIAGDTQGPHQFEVGEVVLVRRHRTGNLEQRWKGPYLVLLTTPTAVKVEGIPTWVHASHVKRAPPEADPDRWTLKKTTNPLKLYLCRKGDLSLETSIRPGKVFNCA from the exons ATGAAGGGGACTCCCATACATTTCCTGGTTGACATGGGTGCTGAGTTTTCTGTTCTGCAGATGCCTTTGGGAAAATTAAAAAAGGGTGAAAAGACTGTAGTGATTGGGGCCAGCGGACAAAAATCGTACCCATGGACCACCTCCTGAATAGTGGATTTAGGATGAAACAGAGTGACTCATTCATTCCTAGTCATACCAGAGTGCCCTATGCCCCTATTAGGAAGAGACTTGCTAACCAAATTAAAAGCAAACATATCTTTTGCCTCTCACCAACCAGAAGTATCCTGGGAAGTAGGAGAGCCTTGGGCTCTGATGTTGTCTCTACAATTAGGAGAAGAATACCGGCTTTACCAAAATAAACCGAGGCTTCCCGAGGGAATCCAAGACTGGCTTGACCGATTCCCTCATGCTTGGGCCTAAACGGGAGGTATGGGGATGGCAAAGCAAGTTCCCCTGGTGGTAACTGAGCTTAAGTCTGGAGCCACTCCCATTGGGGTCCGACAATACCCCATGAGTAGGGAAGCTAGGGAGGGCATACGCCCTCATATTACCAGGCTCATTCAACAAGGAATTTTGGTTCCATGCAAGTCTCCATGGAACACCCCCCTCCTCCCCGTAAAAAAGCCAGGGACCAATGACTATCGCCCGGTACAAGATCTCAGAGAAGTTAATAAACGAGTCCAAGACATCCACCCTACAGTGCCAAACCCCTACAACTTACTCAGCACACTACCACCTGAGCGAATCTGGTATACTGTCTTAGACTTTaaggatgctttcttttgtctGAGATTACATCCCAACAGCCAACCTTTGTTTGCCTTTGAATGGCGCGACCCCGAGAGTGGACAAGTCGGACAGCTGACATGGATGAGGCTGCCCCAAGGATTCAAAAATTCACCTACATTGTTCGATGAGGCTCTGCACCAAGACTTAGCCTCTTTTCGGGCCAAAAATACACAGGTAACTCTCTTGCAGTACATTGATGACCTTCTACTGGCTATAAAAACCCGTAAAGACTGTGAGATTGGGACTCAAAACCTCCTGGTCAAGCTAAGCGAACTGGGATATCGGATCTCCGCCAAAAAGGCACAGTTATGCCAAAAGGAGGTAACTTACTTGGGATACACCCTAAGAGATGGACAGAGATGgcttacagaggccagaaagcagACGGTGATGCAGATTCCAACCCCGACCACATCTCGCCAGGTGAGAGAATTTCTGGGCACTGCGGGGTTCTGTAGACTGTGGATCCCAGGGTTCTCGACTATGGCAGCCCCACTATACCCCTTAACTAAAGAAAAAGGAGAGTTCACCTGGACTAGAGACCATCAATTGCCCTTTGAGACTCTCAAGAAGGCGCTGCTACAGGCCCCGGCACTAGCCCTACCAGATCTAAGTAAGCCTTTTATCCTATATATTGATGAGAGAAATGGCGTGGCCAGAGGAGTCCTAACCCAGGCCTTGGGGCCTTGGAAACGACCGGTGGCCTACCCATCAAAGCAACTGGACCCTGTGGCTAGTGGGTGGCCTTCCTGCTTACGAGCCATAGCAGCAATGGCTATACTGGTCAAAGATGCTGACAAGCTGACTATAGGACAGAATGTTATGACAGTGGCCCCACACTCGCTTGAGAGCATTATCCGACAGCCACCAGACCGCTGGATGACCAACGCCCAGATGACTCACTACCAGAGTCTATTGCTGACTGAACGAGTAaacttcaccccccccccc cccccggctatCCTCAGTCCTGCTACCCTGTTACCTGAGGCTGATGAAGCCCCTATATACAAATGTGAGTAAGTGTTGGCAGAAGAAACCGGAGTCCGGTCAGACCTCACAGACCAACCATGGCCAGGGGCAATGACTTGGTACACTGACGGAAGCAGCTTCATGGTGGAAGGTAAGAGGAGGGCCGGGGAAGCGGTGGTGGATGGAAAGGCCGTCATATGGGCCATCAGTCTGCCTGAGGGCACATCGGCCCAAAGAGCGGAGCTCATCGCATTGATCCAGGTCCTAGAGCTGGCAAAAGGAAAGACTATTAATATTTACACAGACAGCcggtatgcctttgctacagcgCATATCCATGGGGCGATATACCAGCAGCATGAACTCTTAACGTCTGCtggaaaagatattaaaaataaagaagagatccTTAGCCTGCTAGAGGCTGTTCACTTGCCCCATAAAGTGGCAATAATACATTGCCCAGGACACCAAAAAGGGACCGGACCCatagaaaaaggaaatcaaatgGCAGACCAGGAGGCAAGGAAGGAATCTCAGGGACCTATGActttgacaataaaaactaaatcTCAACCAGAGACCAAAGAGACTGACAAAAGGACtctcaaagaaaaagaggggCAAGAATATTTGGCTGATATACATCACCTTACCCATCTGGGGGCTAAAAAGTTAATAGAATTGGTTAAAAGGTCCCCTTACTATATTCCTGGATTAAAGAAGGCTGCTGAAAATCTGGTCAAAAACTGCCGCGCCTGTGCGTTTACTAATGCTGGGTCCAACAGGCTCCTAGAAGGAAGGCGTTTGAGAGGAGATAGACCTGGAACCTATTGGGAAACTGATTTTACGGAGGTAAAGCCTGCCCGGTATGGAAATAAATATCTACTAGTTTTTATAGACACTTTTACAGGCTGGGTTGAAGCATTCCCTACCAAAAATGAGACTGCCAACGTGGTGaccaagaagatactggaagaaatcctACCCCGTTTTGGGGTACTCAAGGTAATTAGGTCAGACAACGGGCCTGCTTTTgtctcccaggtaagtcagggaGTGGCCAGACAACTGGGGACCAATTGGAAATTACACTGTGcgtatagaccccagagttcaggacaggtagagagaatgaatAGAACATTAAA GACTTTGACATAATTAGTCTTAGAGACCTGTGGAAATGATTGGACAGCCCTTCTCCCTTATGCTTTATTTAGGGTCCGAAACTCCCCTGGCCCTTTTGGTTTGACCCCTTTTGAATTGATGTTTGGAGCCCCGCCACCCATTTATATGTCTATAACTGATAAATTTAGCCCAGAcgtgtctttctctccctcttccaatCTCCTGATTCGGCTCAAGGCCTTAGAGACAGTAAGAAAAGAGATATGGACACAATTAAGAGAAACCTATATTGCTGGTGATACACAGGGGCCGCACCAGTTTGAAGTGGGAGAAGTCGTCCTGGTGAGGAGACACCGAACAGGAAACTTAGAGCAGAGGTGGAAAGGACCATATCTGGTACTGCTGACGACGCCCACCGCGGTCAAAGTTGAAGGAATTCCCACCTGGGTCCACGCGTCGCACGTTAAGAGAGCACCTCCTGAAGCTGATCCAGATAGATGGACACTGAAAAAGACTACTAATCCCCTTAAGTTATACCTGTGTCGTAAGGGCGACCTTTCACTAGAGACTTCAATCCGCCCGGGGAAGGTCTTTAACTGTGCTTGA